A region of Pyxidicoccus parkwaysis DNA encodes the following proteins:
- a CDS encoding DUF2277 domain-containing protein has translation MCRNIKPLFNFEPPATDDDIRAAALQFVRKIAGTRKPSKQNTDAFEVAVEEIYRSSKRMLDGLVATTPPRNRARFEELKRLRYKKAEQR, from the coding sequence ATGTGCCGGAACATCAAGCCCCTGTTCAACTTCGAGCCGCCCGCCACCGACGACGACATCCGCGCGGCGGCGCTCCAGTTCGTCCGCAAGATTGCCGGCACTCGCAAGCCGTCGAAGCAGAACACCGACGCGTTCGAGGTCGCGGTGGAGGAAATCTACCGGAGCTCCAAGCGCATGCTCGATGGACTGGTGGCGACGACACCTCCGCGCAACCGGGCCCGGTTCGAGGAGCTGAAGCGGCTGCGCTACAAGAAGGCGGAGCAGCGCTGA